From one Cyprinus carpio isolate SPL01 chromosome B3, ASM1834038v1, whole genome shotgun sequence genomic stretch:
- the LOC109045267 gene encoding multidrug resistance-associated protein 1-like: protein MDTLCSLSGLDPLWDWNVTWYTAHPDLTQCFQHTVLVWFPCFYLWVCAPFYCLYLRFYDNGRISLSSLCCAKTGLGLCLASFGLLEMVYLLVEKRRDIEHHMVFLLSPIIRSFTMILAVLVIHLERLRGFRSSIFLFLFWTLAVICSLVPLRANIQTIIDEGFSADAMRFVAFFTFFSLQLAQLILSCFADHRPVTLKPVYVKNPCPVEDASFLSKVLFWWYGRLVVKGYRSPLQAEDLWSLREEDTSEKIICDLEKEWAKQWAKMQQQESALNGTQALGYKLSEQTQLLRKLHKEQISGFCLLRTLAKNFGPYFLTGTLCLVIQDAFMFSIPQVLSLLLGFVRDEDAPLWKGYLFAFLMFLLSCLQSLFNHQYMYTCFSVGMRVKTAVMGLVYRKSLVINSAARRTCTVGEIVNLVSADTQKLMDFVVYFNAVWVAPIEIALCLFFLWQRLGPSALAGIATVILIFPLNGFIAKMRSKLQEVQMKYMDGRIKLMNEILSGIKILKFYAWENAFRERVLGYREKELNALKKSQILYSISIASFNSSTFLIAFAMFGVYVLIDEKHVLDAQKVFVSMALINILKAPLSQLPFAMSTTMQAVVSLKRLGKFLCQDELKLDSVERAPYHPDIDGVVIDNGTFSWSKDSTPCLRRINVKGQRGSLVAVVGHVGSGKSSLLSAMLGEMEKKSGHVTVSGSVAYVPQQAWIQNATLKDNILFGHERKDSWYQSVLEACALLPDLGILPARDATEIGEKGLNLSGGQKQRVSLARAVYRKADIYLLDDPLSAVDAHVGQHIFEKVIGPNGVLKNKTRILVTHGLSFLPQADLILVMEDGEITEMGSYAELLSRKNTFADFVKAFSVCERKESATHRGTRKSVSRLSMTDFSIDLSQEQLISGDMGSASIQTMEAISDTEQEQDQEEVGRLTHADKAHTGRVKLEMYVEYFRTIGLAFIIPIIFLYAFQQAASLAYNYWLSLWADEPVVNGTQVDTDLKLGVFGALGFAQGIAIFGTTVAISLGGIIASRHLHLELLNNVLHSPMSFFESTPSGNLLNRFSKEIDAIDCMIPDGLKMMLGYVFKLLEVCIIVLMATPFAGVIILPLTLLYAFIQSFYVATSCQLRRLESVSRSPIYTHFNETVQGAGVIRAFGEQSRFILLANSRVDHNQTSYFPRFVATRWLAVNLEFLGNLLVLAAAILSVMGRATLSPGIVGLAVSHSLQVTGILSWIVRAWTDVENNIVSVERVKEYAETTKEAPWTIEDSPLPSDWPKSGSIGFQEYGLQYRRGLDWALKEISLSVNEREKVGIVGRTGAGKSSLALGIFRILEAAKGKIFIDGINIAEIGLHQLRSRITIIPQDPVLFSGSLRMNLDPFDGYNDEEVWRALELAHLKNFVSGLPDKLNHECSEGGENLSLGQRQLVCLARALLRKTKILVLDEATAAVDLETDNLIQSTIRTQFEDCTVLTIAHRLNTIMDYTRVIVMDRGHITEMDSPNNLISQRGQFYQMCREAGLV, encoded by the exons ATGGACACCCTCTGCAGTCTCAGTGGCCTGGACCCTCTCTGG GACTGGAATGTCACATGGTACACAGCACACCCAGACCTGACCCAGTGCTTCCAACACACAGTACTGGTGTGGTTCCCCTGCTTCTATCTCTGGGTTTGTGCCCCTTTCTACTGCTTGTACCTCAGATTCTATGACAATGGACGCATATCTTTATCCAGCCTTTGCTGTGCCAAGACG ggtTTGGGTCTCTGTCTGGCCTCCTTTGGTTTGCTGGAGATGGTCTATTTGCTGGTGGAAAAGAGAAGAGACATAGAGCATCACATGGTCTTTCTCCTGAGCCCTATAATTCGCAGCTTTACCATG ATACTGGCAGTGTTGGTGATCCACTTGGAAAGGCTGAGGGGCTTTCGTTCCtccatctttctctttctgttttggaCGCTGGCAGTGATCTGCTCACTGGTGCCTCTCAGAGCCAACATACAAACCATCATAGACGAG GGTTTCTCTGCAGATGCGATGAGATTCGTGGCATTTTTCACATTCTTCTCTCTCCAGTTGGCTCAGCTCATCCTCAGTTGTTTCGCTGATCACCGCCCAGTGACTCTTAAACCCGTCTATGTAAAG AACCCATGTCCAGTTGAGGATGCTTCTTTCCTTTCAAAAGTACTGTTTTGGTGGTACGGCAG ATTGGTGGTAAAGGGCTACCGCTCACCTTTACAAGCTGAAGACCTCTGGTCTCTAAGAGAAGAGGATACAtctgaaaaaattatttgtgatcTGGAGAAAGAGTGGGCCAAGCAATGGGCCAAAATGCAACA GCAAGAGAGCGCTCTGAATGGAACACAAGCTCTTGGTTATAAACTGAGCGAGCAGACGCAGCTGCTCAGAAAACTTCATAAAGAACAAATCTCAGGCTTCTGTCTGCTCCGGACGCTAGCCAAAAACTTTGGCCCTTACTTTCTGACTGGAACTCTCTGTCTGGTCATTCAAGATGCTTTCATGTTCTCCATACCACAAGTGTTAAG TCTACTGCTTGGCTTTGTGAGGGATGAAGACGCCCCCTTGTGGAAGGGTTACCTCTTTGCCTTCTTGATGTTCCTGTTGTCTTGTCTGCAGTCCCTGTTCAACCATCAGTACATGTATACATGCTTCTCAGTAGGCATGAGGGTTAAAACTGCAGTTATGGGCCTAGTGTACAGGAAG TCTCTGGTCATCAACAGCGCGGCCCGCAGAACGTGTACAGTTGGAGAGATAGTGAACTTGGTTTCGGCTGATACCCAGAAACTCATGGATTTCGTGGTGTACTTCAATGCAGTGTGGGTGGCCCCGATTGAAATCGCCTTGTGTCTTTTCTTCCTCTGGCAG CGCCTCGGTCCATCTGCATTAGCTGGCATCGCCACTGTAATTCTCATCTTCCCTTTGAATGGGTTCATTGCCAAAATGAGAAGCAAGCTCCAG GAGGTTCAGATGAAGTACATGGACGGACGCATTAAGCTTATGAACGAGATCTTGAGCGGAATAAAGATCCTGAAGTTTTATGCCTGGGAGAATGCCTTTAGAGAACGTGTTCTTGGCTATCGGGAAAAAGAGCTGAATGCTCTGAAGAAGTCTCAGATTCTTTACTCCATATCCATCGCCTCCTTCAACTCCTCCACTTTCTTG ATTGCATTTGCCATGTTTGGGGTGTATGTGCTGATTGATGAGAAGCATGTTCTGGATGCTCAGAAGGTCTTTGTGTCCATGGCTCTTATCAATATTCTCAAAGCTCCACTCAGTCAACTCCCCTTTGCAATGAGCACTACCATGCAG GCTGTGGTTTCTCTCAAACGCCTTGGGAAGTTTCTCTGTCAAGACGAGCTGAAACTGGATAGCGTTGAGAGAGCTCCCTACCATCCTG ATATTGATGGTGTTGTTATTGACAACGGTACTTTCAGCTGGTCTAAAGATAGCACACCATGTCTCAGGAG GATCAATGTCAAAGGGCAGCGGGGTTCACTGGTGGCTGTGGTAGGTCACGTGGGCAGTGGAAAATCCTCTCTTCTGTCTGCAATGTTGGgagaaatggaaaagaaaagtgGCCACGTCACAGTATCG GGCTCTGTGGCTTACGTGCCTCAGCAAGCATGGATCCAGAACGCCACTCTCAAAGACAACATTTTGTTTGGACATGAGAGGAAAGACAGCTGGTACCAGAGTGTGTTAGAGGCCTGTGCTCTTCTACCAGACCTGGGGATCCTACCTGCAAGAGATGCCACAGAGATTGGAGAGAAG GGTCTGAATTTGTCAGGAGGTCAGAAACAGCGAGTGAGTCTAGCACGTGCAGTCTACAGGAAGGCTGATATCTACCTTCTGGATGATCCTTTGTCAGCTGTGGATGCACATGTGGGACAGCACATCTTTGAAAAGGTCATCGGACCTAATGGTGTTCTTAAAAATAag ACACGTATTCTGGTGACCCACGGGCTGAGCTTCCTGCCCCAGGCTGACCTGATTCTGGTGATGGAGGATGGAGAAATCACGGAGATGGGCTCTTATGCCGAGCTTTTAAGTAGGAAGAACACCTTTGCAGACTTTGTTAAAGCTTTTTCCGTGTGCGAACGCAAGGAAAGTGCCACCCACAGAG GGACCAGAAAATCAGTATCTCGTCTCAGCATGACAGACTTCTCTATTGACCTCTCCCAGGAGCAACTCATCAG cGGAGACATGGGAAGTGCCAGTATACAAACCATGGAGGCCATATCTGACACAGAACAGGAGCAGGACCAGGAGGAAGTTGGGAGACTCACCCATGCTGATAAAGCTCATACAGGGCGA GTGAAACTGGAGATGTATGTGGAATACTTCAGGACCATCGGCTTGGCCTTCATCATCCCCATAATCTTCCTCTACGCATTCCAGCAAGCTGCCTCACTGGCCTACAACTACTGGCTAAGCCTGTGGGCAGATGAACCAGTTGTAAATGGAACACAGGTCGACACAGATCTGAAGCTTGGTGTTTTTGGAGCTCTCGGCTTTGCACAAG GAATTGCAATATTTGGCACTACTGTGGCCATTTCACTTGGAGGAATAATTGCATCCCGGCATCTTCATTTGGAACTTCTCAACAATGTACTTCATTCTCCCATGTCCTTCTTTGAGAGTACACCCAGTGGTAACCTTCTCAATCGTTTCTCTAAAGAGATAGACGCCATTGATTGCATGATCCCTGATGGCCTGAAGATGATGCTGGGCTATGTGTTCAAACTTCTGGAGGTTTGCATTATCGTGTTGATGGCTACTCCTTTTGCAGGAGTTATCATACTGCCACTGACTTTGCTCTATGCCTTTATCCAG AGCTTCTATGTGGCCACATCCTGCCAGTTGCGTAGACTGGAGTCGGTGAGTCGATCACCCATCTATACTCATTTCAATGAGACCGTTCAAGGAGCCGGTGTGATTCGGGCCTTTGGAGAACAGTCTAGGTTTATCCTACTGGCTAACAGCCGAGTGGACCACAATCAAACATCCTATTTCCCAAGATTTGTGGCAACCAG GTGGCTTGCAGTAAATCTAGAGTTCCTTGGTAACTTGCTGGTCCTTGCTGCAGCTATTCTCTCTGTTATGGGAAGGGCAACTCTAAGCCCTGGAATCGTGGGACTGGCTGTGTCGCACTCTCTCCAG GTAACTGGGATCTTAAGCTGGATTGTGCGGGCATGGACAGATGTAGAAAACAACATTGTGTCTGTTGAGCGAGTGAAGGAATATGCCGAAACAACAAAAGAG GCACCATGGACAATTGAGGACAGTCCACTCCCATCAGACTGGCCCAAATCCGGATCCATTGGATTCCAGGAATATGGACTTCAGTACCGCAGGGGTCTTGACTGGGCCTTAAAGGAAATTTCTCTCAGTgtcaatgagagagagaaa GTTGGAATTGTGGGAAGAACAGGGGCCGGAAAATCATCTCTTGCTCTTGGAATCTTCCGGATCCTTGAGGCGGCAAAAGGAAAGATCTTCATAGATGGGATAAACATTGCAGAGATTGGACTACATCAACTGAGGTCTCGTATCACCATTATCCCACA GGATCCAGTGCTGTTCTCTGGTTCCTTGCGTATGAATCTGGA